The genomic window AAAAATAACTACCTTTAAGCAAATTCAAAAAATGAGTAAGTTATTTTCAATTTTAAAGGGAATTGCACTTCTGATATTAATTATTTATATTATCGGATTTTTCTTACCAGGAAAGGCCCATTTAGAAAGATCTGCAAACATACCAGCCGGAGTAGGACAAGTTCACCATTACATCAATGATTTAAGGAATTGGGAGAAATGGTCACCCTGGCACCGAATGGATTCGAATATGAAGATCAACTATAGCGACAACCCAGTTGGACAATCTGCGTTTTATACCTGGGAGAGTAAAGTATTAGGAAACGGTAAAACAACTATCCTAGAATCCAATCCTGAAATGGTAAAAACAAAATTGGAATTTGATGGCATGGGAGAAGCCTATGGTACATTCTTAATGAAACCGGATAACGATTCTACTTTTCTTACTTGGCAATTTGATGGTGATGCAACAGGAGTCCCATTTTATATGAAACCTGTACATAATATTTTCAGTCTTTTCATGGACAAGTTGGTAGGAAAAGATTACGACCAAGGATTGGCGAATATTAAACTATTGGCAGCTCAATCTAAAGACCATGGACATTCCGGAACTGTCAACTCCATCATAGAAACGAAAATTCCTGAAACTCATTTTATACAAACTGAAACAAGCTGTTCAATAAATGAACTCAATCATGTTATGGAAGCATTGTACACGAAACTTGGAAAATTTCTCCAGGAAAATAAACTTAGCCCTTCCAGCCCACCATTAGCAACTTATCCGGGTTTCAAACCTGGTGATACCATGATTCATGTGATCGCTTTATTTCCCATTGAAAAAGCATGTACTGAAAAGTCAAAAGATGGAATTTCCTGCGGTAGTTGGTTAGCTCAAAAAACAGTGAAGGCAAATTATGTTGGACCTTATGAAGGCACGCAAATTGCATATGATGAAATTGAAAAATATTGTCGCGAAAACCATCTCACTTTTGCAGGCGATCCTTATGAAGAATATGTTAGCGATCCTATGAAAGAAAAAGATGTTACAAAGTTGATAACCAATATATATTGGCCTGTCAAATAAAATGTACTCCTTATTTTAAATTAATTATCAATTTAAATCGCATTGTCTTGAAAAATACAACATCCACAGTGATCTATAATGGACATCTGGGTACAGAAGCCACCCATACCAAAAGTAAATCCATCATAGTCACAGATGCGCCACCGGACAATAACGGAAAAGGCGAGGCTTTTTCTCCAACGGATCTCACAGCCACTTCACTGGCATGTTGTATGCTTACCGTGATGGGAATCGTCGCGGATCGTCATCAAATTAATATAGCTGGCGCAAAATCTGATGTACTCAAAGTAATGGATGACAACCCTAGACGAATTTCTGAAATTTATGTTGATATGATCATGCCGGAAATTGCTTATAGTTCGAAAGAAAAAAAATTACTTGAAAACACCGCAAGAGCATGCCCGGTCGCAAAGAGTATACATCCTGAGATTAAAATCCATTTGACTTTTTATTGGGGTGAAGAAAAAGTAATCTTGTCATCTCATTAAATAACGTAATCTTTTCATGGCTCAACCTTTCCTTTATTTGTCAATTATGCTCGCATATTTCGCGATGCTGATTGCAGTTTCATATTTTACATCTAAAGATGATAGCAATGAAAATTTTTTTGTTGCCAAACGCAGTTCTCCTTGGTATTTGGTAGCATTTGGAATGATCGGCGCATCACTATCCGGTGTGACATTTATCAGTATTCCTGGTGTGGTAGGTGCGGGAAAAGTAAATCAATGCTTTTCATACATGCAAATGGTATGGGGATACCTGATAGGTTATGCAATTATAGCAAATGTATTAATGCCAATTTACTATCGCTATCAGGTGAGTTCCATTTATGAATATCTCAACAGCAGACTTGGGAAAAGCGCTTACAAAACCGGAGCTGCATTTTTCATACTATCTCGAACTGTAGGTTCTGCATTTCGTATGTATATCGTTGCACTTGTGATGCATCAATTTATTTTCTCCCATTTTTCTGTGCCTTTTTGGATAACTGTATTGATCAGTATTTTTTTGATTTGGGTTTATACTTTCAGAGGAGGAATAAAAACAATAGTTATCACAGACGTATTCCAAACTACATGCATGTTACTCTCCCTGGTCATCACCATATATTTTCTTTCCCGGCAGCTGAACGTCAGCATTGTAGATTATTTTAACACCGTATTCAGTTCAGAGTACGGAAAAATATTTTTTTGGGATACAGGTTGGTCAGACTCCAATTATTTTTTCAAACAAGTGCTTGGAGGTATGTTGATCGCCTTAGTCATGACCGGACTGGATCAGGACATGATGCAAAAAAATCTCACCTGTCGCAATTTAAAAGAAGCGCAAACCAATATGTTTAGCTTCTCCATGTTGCTCTTTGTTGTCAATATTGCATTTCTTTCCCTCGGAGCTGGATTATATATTTTTATGCAACAGCAAGGAATAACCGTACCAGCCAGATCAGATCAGGTATTTCCTTTTATCGCAATGAACTATCTTTCGAGCCTTGGCTCAATACTATTTTTACTTGGGCTCACTGCCTCAAATTATGCAAGCGCTGATTCAGCTCTGGCTTCACTTACTACATCATTCTGTATCGACTTTTTAAATTATAAAAATTCTCCCTGGGATGAGGCAAAAAAGAAAAGGATAAGAACCATAGTTCACTTAATTTTTTCGATGATTATATTTTTCGTAATCGTATTGTTCTATATATTAAATAATGATGCGGTAATCAATAAAGTGTTTCAGTTTGCTGGATATACCTATGGACCATTATTGGGTATTTTTTGTTTTGCCATTTTAACGAAGAAAAAAATATCTTATCCCAAGTTATTACCTTTTATTTGCATTGCTGCACCAATCATTACATATATCCTTAGTGAAAATTCCCAGACCTGGTTCGGTGGATTCACTTTTGGAAATCTAATAGTAGCTGTAAACGGATTGATTACATTTATCGGTCTATTATTTATTGCGAAAAATCAGGAAGTGAATGTCGCTTAAAATCACAGAAAAAGATTCTCATTACAGGAACATTGAAGCTATGTCGGTAGCTGAGATTCTACAACACATACATCATGAGGACTTAACTGCTGTGCATTCCATAGGAGCTTGTATTCCTCAAATTGAAATGGTTATAAAAGAAATAACTACAAAATTGAAAAGTGGAGGAAGACTATTTTATCTTGGTGCAGGTACAAGCGGAAGATTGGGAGTAGTCGATGCATCTGAATGTCCTCCTACATTCGGAGTACCACATGAACTTGTTATTGCGTTGATTGCAGGAGGCGACCAAGCCATTCGAAAAGCTGTAGAAAATGCTGAAGACGATCAAAGTCAAGGCTGGAAAGATTTACAGGACTGGGAAATAGATCAAAGGGATTTTGTAATAGGCATCGCTGCTAGCGGCAGCACACCTTATGTGGTGTCTGCATTGGAGCAATGTAAGAAAAATCAAATCGCAACTGCTTGCATAACGAATAATCCGAACAGCCCCATCACAAAAACAGTAGACTTCCCAATAGTCTGTGTTGTTGGGCCGGAATTTATCACCGGCAGCACTCGGATGAAGTCTGGAACTTCGCAGAAATTGATCCTCAATATGATCTCTACATCAGTGATGATCGGTCTCGGTAGGATACAAGATAATAAAATGGTCGATATGAAATTGAATAATCAGAAACTAAGAGTAAGAGGTATTAATATGATCTGCAATCAATATCCCATTTCCAAAGATAATGCTGCAAATTTATTGGAACAAATGGGATCAGTCCGAAAAGTGTTGCAATATTTAAAATCCAGCCTCTAAATACATTAATACTTTAGTTTATAGTTGTAATAATTGCAATTTCAGTTTATTATTAAACTCTTATAATCGTTAATGGATTTATTCTTTCCTCCGTTCAATTTTAAACCCAAATTTTGGAGTCAAATTCTATTTTAAATCCTAATTATATAATTGGATTAAACTAATTTTCTGAAAACTTTCTTTGCATTTGTCGTTGTCTTTAATGCAACTTCTTGATTGGAAAGACCTAATCCCTCAGCAATAAAAATTCCAATTTCTGCTATAAATGCACATTCATTTCTCTTTCCTCGAAAAGGCACAGGACTAAGATAAGGAGCATCTGTCTCAAGTACTACAAAATCCAATCCTACTTGTTGTAAAACCTGTATGAGATTTGCTTTTTTATAAGTCACCACACCACCAATTCCCAGATAAAAGCCAAGGTTAATTATTTCTTTCGCCTGATCCACAGAAGAACCAAAGCAATGAAAAACACCACTCAGATTACCATCTTGCATGGATTTAACAATTGCAATGGTTTCATCCATTGCATCTCTAGTATGGATGGAAACAGGAATTTGAAGAGATCTGGCCCATTCCAATTGGACCCGAAATGCTTGTTGCTGTTCTTCATAATAACTTTTATCCCAATAAAGATCCAACCCTATTTCTCCGACCGCAATCCAATCATGGTCATTAAGTTTTGTTTCGAGAAAATTCAATTGTGATTTAAAATCTTCCTTTACACTGCAAGGATGTAATCCAATCATGGGAAATGCAAAATCAGGAAACTGTTCAACTGTTTCCATCATTAGGGGCAAAGACGTTAGGTCTATATTTGGCAACAGTACTGATTCAATCCCTCTATCTTTGGCACGCCGCACCATATCTTGTCTATCCTCACGGAACTCGTCCAGGTAAATATGTGTATGTGTATCAATCCAATTCATCCGAAATATGTTTATGAACTTAATTTCTTTGGAGTCACTCCGTACTTTTTCTTGAAGGCTTCTATGAAATGACTAATATTTGTATAACCTACCTGGTCTGCGACTTCATGCACGAGATACTTACCTGATTCAAGCAATTGTTTTGCATGACTCATTTTATATTCCAATACAAATTGATAGGGCGGCTTTCCATAAATCTGTTTGAATCCTGACTTCAATTGAAATTCATTAATTCCTACTTCTTTTGCAAGATCTGCGAGTACAGGCGGAGCTGCAAAATGAGAGACCAGGATATCTTTTGCTTGCTTTATTTTCCGCATGATCTCTTCATCATTTAGAAATGGACAGCTGAGAAAATCATTGGTGTCAGCAGCCAATAATAAACTAATGATTTCTAAAGATTTTCCGGTGTCGTAAATCGTAGCCAAGTGCATCGGCAAATCGTGTTCAAAAATCTCACGAAGAATCAATTCAACATTTGTCGGAATAGAATACTCCTTATAATAAATCTTCTTTGCAAAATCAGGTTCGAAAATTTTGCCAAGATTTTCTTCTCGCGAAATACATTCATGCAGTTCTGACAATTCAAGTTCAATCCAGAATAAGCCAACTTGTTTGTCGTGATTGAGGCTGAATTCCAAATCTTTTTCCGGGTTATATATGATAAAATAATGACCTGACTGCAAAGCTCTTTGGTAGAATGGACCAAATTCGAGAGTTGCTTTATCTGCTGCATTAAATATAAAATGTACCTTTTTTTGGACTATATTATAAGTACTGTTGCTTGCGCGACCCGGATTCAATAGGATTCGCATTACCTTCGTTGAAGGGAGACCGTATTGAGCTATTTTTGGGGTATTATTCACTTTTAATTTACAATATACTAGTCGCAAAGATACACAATTATCTGATAATAAGCTATTTAAATCAATTTCTTGTCAATTGCTCCATATTTCAATTATTCCTGTTCAGGATATAATTATTCCTAATTGGGATATTTTTACATTTATTGCAGTCAGACCTTTGCGCCTTGATGAAAAGGATTTTGCTGCTTGTATTTATCGCTTTGACAGTATTCGGTTACGGTCAGGTCCAAAGCATAGATCCTACTAAAATAAACCAAGATACGGTTGATCTCAAAGAAGTAATTATTTCAGCTACCAGGACCGAAAGAAAACTCACCGAGATTCCTATGCCCTTCAATCTGGTGACCAAAAAAGAGATTCAAGCCATTGGAGGCAGCCGACTGCAAGACGTACTTACCGAACAAAAAGGACTTACCATAGTGCCTCAAATAAATGGGGTGGGAAATGGACTCCAACTCCAAGGATTAGGAGCCGATTATACGATGATCATGATGGACGGTGAGCCACTCATAGGCAGATATACAGGTACTTTAGAATTGAGCAGAATAGCTCTCGGCAATATAAAGAAAATAGAAATCGTAAAAGGTCCATCCTCAAGCTTATACGGGTCGGAAGCGCTTGGCGGAGTAGTCAATATAATCACGAGTAGACCTGTAACTCCTCGTATTTTGCTTTCTTCCAGGTTGAGTACGATGGGTGATTTCGATGCCAATGTAGAATTGGATCATGTGAAATATAAGTTATCAAATCAGCTTTTCTTTAATTTTTTCAACTCAAAAGGATTTGATGTTGATCCTGCAAATTATGGTCGTACCATATCACCATATCGAAATTTCAGCTTCAGACATAAATTAATTTATCAACCTATTGAAGCCCTAGAATTATCAACTGCAATTCGCATTTTTCATGAAGTTCAGGATAATGAATATCAGGTCATCGTTCCTTCTGATTCTATAAAAGTCAATGGCCCGGGTAAGGTCAGTGATTTGACTTTCATTCCTCAAATTAAATATTCTTGGAAGAATAACACACAATTTTATATTAGAGCCAATTACTCCAGGTATTATACAGAAACCAAACTGAACGAACTCAGTTCAGGAAATGAATATTACTTTGACCAATTCAGGCAGGAATATTTTAAACCGGAAGTTCA from Saprospiraceae bacterium includes these protein-coding regions:
- a CDS encoding SRPBCC family protein, with the protein product MSKLFSILKGIALLILIIYIIGFFLPGKAHLERSANIPAGVGQVHHYINDLRNWEKWSPWHRMDSNMKINYSDNPVGQSAFYTWESKVLGNGKTTILESNPEMVKTKLEFDGMGEAYGTFLMKPDNDSTFLTWQFDGDATGVPFYMKPVHNIFSLFMDKLVGKDYDQGLANIKLLAAQSKDHGHSGTVNSIIETKIPETHFIQTETSCSINELNHVMEALYTKLGKFLQENKLSPSSPPLATYPGFKPGDTMIHVIALFPIEKACTEKSKDGISCGSWLAQKTVKANYVGPYEGTQIAYDEIEKYCRENHLTFAGDPYEEYVSDPMKEKDVTKLITNIYWPVK
- a CDS encoding OsmC family protein, which gives rise to MKNTTSTVIYNGHLGTEATHTKSKSIIVTDAPPDNNGKGEAFSPTDLTATSLACCMLTVMGIVADRHQINIAGAKSDVLKVMDDNPRRISEIYVDMIMPEIAYSSKEKKLLENTARACPVAKSIHPEIKIHLTFYWGEEKVILSSH
- a CDS encoding sodium:solute symporter, encoding MAQPFLYLSIMLAYFAMLIAVSYFTSKDDSNENFFVAKRSSPWYLVAFGMIGASLSGVTFISIPGVVGAGKVNQCFSYMQMVWGYLIGYAIIANVLMPIYYRYQVSSIYEYLNSRLGKSAYKTGAAFFILSRTVGSAFRMYIVALVMHQFIFSHFSVPFWITVLISIFLIWVYTFRGGIKTIVITDVFQTTCMLLSLVITIYFLSRQLNVSIVDYFNTVFSSEYGKIFFWDTGWSDSNYFFKQVLGGMLIALVMTGLDQDMMQKNLTCRNLKEAQTNMFSFSMLLFVVNIAFLSLGAGLYIFMQQQGITVPARSDQVFPFIAMNYLSSLGSILFLLGLTASNYASADSALASLTTSFCIDFLNYKNSPWDEAKKKRIRTIVHLIFSMIIFFVIVLFYILNNDAVINKVFQFAGYTYGPLLGIFCFAILTKKKISYPKLLPFICIAAPIITYILSENSQTWFGGFTFGNLIVAVNGLITFIGLLFIAKNQEVNVA
- a CDS encoding N-acetylmuramic acid 6-phosphate etherase, with protein sequence MSLKITEKDSHYRNIEAMSVAEILQHIHHEDLTAVHSIGACIPQIEMVIKEITTKLKSGGRLFYLGAGTSGRLGVVDASECPPTFGVPHELVIALIAGGDQAIRKAVENAEDDQSQGWKDLQDWEIDQRDFVIGIAASGSTPYVVSALEQCKKNQIATACITNNPNSPITKTVDFPIVCVVGPEFITGSTRMKSGTSQKLILNMISTSVMIGLGRIQDNKMVDMKLNNQKLRVRGINMICNQYPISKDNAANLLEQMGSVRKVLQYLKSSL
- a CDS encoding TatD family hydrolase, with translation MNWIDTHTHIYLDEFREDRQDMVRRAKDRGIESVLLPNIDLTSLPLMMETVEQFPDFAFPMIGLHPCSVKEDFKSQLNFLETKLNDHDWIAVGEIGLDLYWDKSYYEEQQQAFRVQLEWARSLQIPVSIHTRDAMDETIAIVKSMQDGNLSGVFHCFGSSVDQAKEIINLGFYLGIGGVVTYKKANLIQVLQQVGLDFVVLETDAPYLSPVPFRGKRNECAFIAEIGIFIAEGLGLSNQEVALKTTTNAKKVFRKLV
- a CDS encoding helix-turn-helix transcriptional regulator; the protein is MNNTPKIAQYGLPSTKVMRILLNPGRASNSTYNIVQKKVHFIFNAADKATLEFGPFYQRALQSGHYFIIYNPEKDLEFSLNHDKQVGLFWIELELSELHECISREENLGKIFEPDFAKKIYYKEYSIPTNVELILREIFEHDLPMHLATIYDTGKSLEIISLLLAADTNDFLSCPFLNDEEIMRKIKQAKDILVSHFAAPPVLADLAKEVGINEFQLKSGFKQIYGKPPYQFVLEYKMSHAKQLLESGKYLVHEVADQVGYTNISHFIEAFKKKYGVTPKKLSS